TGATTTCTTTATTCTCATCTGCCAGCAATGGGAAAGGGAATTCATATTTATCCCTAAATTTCGCCTGCGCTTTTTGTGCATCCGCACTCACGCCAAGCAAGGCATAGTTCCCGGCTTCAAAACGGGCATAATTATCCCGAAGATCACAGGCTTCTGCGGTACATCCGGGTGTATTGGCTTTAGGATAAAAGAAAACGACCAGTTTTTTTCCGGCATAGTCTGAAAGTTTATGTTCTTTTCCGTCCTGATCCAATCCTGAAAATTGAGGAGCCGGATCCCCTATTTTTAATGCTGTCATAAAATGGTATATTTGTTTTTATAAAAATAAATAAAAATGAACAAAAAGGAGCGTGTAAATTTCATAATTACCACCCTAAAAGAATTATATCCTGAGCTTCCGATCCCCCTGGACCATAAAGACCCTTATACCCTGCTGATTGCGGTATTGCTTTCTGCACAAAGTACCGATGTAGGCGTTAATAAAATTACCCCCATATTGTTTGCCAAAGCAGACAATCCGTATGATATGGTAAAACTTAGTGTAGAGGAAATCCGGGAAATCATAAAACCCTGTGGCCTGTCTCCAATGAAATCCAAAGGAATCCACGGACTCTCACAAATCCTGATTGACCGATACAATGGCGAGGTGCCCCAAAGTTTTGAAGCCCTGGAATCCCTGCCGGCCGTAGGCCATAAAACGGCGAGCGTAGTGATGTCACAGGCCTTTGGTGTCCCTGCATTCCCCGTTGATACCCACATCCACCGACTGATGTACCGCTGGAACCTTTCTAATGGAAAAAATGTAGTACAGACGGAAAAAGATGCGAAACGCTTGTTTCCTGAAAACTGCTGGAATGACCTTCATCTCCAGATGATCTGGTACGGAAGGCAGTATTCTCCAGCACGTGGCTGGGATCTTGAAAAGGATATCATCACCCGTACAGTAGGGCGGAAACAGGTACTGGAAGAGTATTATATTAAAAAATCCCGGTGATAGCCGGGATTTTTTTTAGTTTGCTATTGATTCAAATTTAAATTGACCAATTGTAGTAAAGCTCAGGGCTTTGGAGTAATTCAACAAAAAAGATATGGTTTCTTTTTTCGGCTTCATTTTACTTTGTTCTAATGATTTTCTAGAGTAGATTTTTGCCATGCTATGCGTTTTTAAGTAGGTTTATAACACAATAACGCAACAAAGACTATAATAGTATCAATTCGTCAAAATAATTTGATGTTTGTCGATTACTTTTCTAAGATTCATGAGCGCATAACGCATTCTTCCTAAAGCGGTATTAATACTCACTCCTGTAAGTTCTGAAATTTCCTTAAAGCTCAAGTCCTGGTATATACGCATAATAAGCACTTCTTTTTGGTCCTGTGGAAGTTCTTCAATAAGTTTTTTAAGATCGCTTTCTACCTGTCCGGAAATCATCCTGTTCTCAATATTAGGAGAGTCATCCGACATAATGGAGAAGATAGAAAATTCTTCAGTCTCCCGATATAGGGGCATTTTTTTAGTTTTTCTAAAGTAATCCACAACAAGATTATGGGATATACGCATCACCCAGGGAAGGAATTTCCCTTCTTCATTATACGAATTTGATTTTAGCGTTTTGATCACCTTAATAAAGGTATCCTGAAAAATATCGTCTGTGATATCCCTATCTGATACTTTAGAATAAATAAAGCCGTAAATTTTTGATTGATGTCTCTCTATCAGAGTTGATAATGCGGTTTCGTTTCCTGCCACATAGCTTTTCACCAATTCAGAGTCTGGTAGTATAACGTTAGCCATAAAATTACTTTTTAGTTTTTGGTATAAGTCGGTTAGTCTAAAAAAAAAGTAGTTTTATTGTATAGGCTCGTGTTAAATAAAGATTAATTATTAACCAAATATAGCAATATTATTTTTGAACCGCCAAACTTAATTTCAACATTTAACACTTTTAGCACTACAATTATCAAAATATTTTTGTGGAATTGCGTTACGCCCCGCGCTATAAGACATCCTTCTTTAGGTTTTGTTAATTCCGTTCAAATAATTTTTAAATGATTATCTTTGCGTTTACTGACTTTTTTGCTATGAAAACTGACATTTCGACTTTAGATCCAAAGAAAAATATAATTATAAAAGGGGCACAAATCCACAATCTAAAAAATATAGATGTGGCGATTCCCCGCAATAAACTGGTTGTAATTACCGGACTTTCGGGTTCGGGAAAATCCAGCCTTGCTTTTGATACTCTTTATGCCGAAGGGCAGCGCCGGTATGTGGAGAGCCTTTCTTCCTATGCCCGACAGTTCCTGGGTCGTTTGGACAAGCCAAAAGTAGAATACATCAAAGGCATAGCCCCTGCCATTGCCATAGAACAAAAAGTAAATACAACGAACGCCCGTTCTACTGTAGGTACTTCTACCGAAATCTATGACTATATGAAACTGCTGTATGCCCGTATCGGTAAAACCTTCTCCCCTGTTTCCGGACAAGAGGTGAAGAAGAATACCGTTTCGGATGTGATAGAAGTGGTACAGCAACTCCCGCTGGAAAGCAAATGGCTGCTTATTTCCCCCATTCACCTGGAAGAAGGCCGGACATTAGATGACAAACTTAAAGTGCTGCTACAGCAAGGATATGCCCGTGTACTGGTTGATAACGAAATGCTGCGTATTGACGAGTGGGATGCGGCAACACATATCAAAAAAGAAACATTCCTGATCATTGACCGGATTATCGTTAAGGAAGAGGAAGAATTTTACAACCGGCTTGCCGACGCAGTACAGACTGCTTTTTATGAGGGGAAAGGTACGGCTTACCTGCAGGAATTAAATGGGACGCAACGGTTCGGGTTCAGCAATAATTTTGAACTGGACGGTATCACCTTCTTGGAGCCTAATGTACACCTTTTCAGCTTCAACAATCCGTATGGCGCCTGCCCTTCTTGTGAAGGTTATGGCAATATCATCGGAATTGACAGTGAATTAGTAGTTCCGAATACTTCCCTATCGATTTATGAAAATGCCATTTATGCCTGGCGTGGTGAAAGTATGAGCTGGTACCGTGATATGCTCGTCAACAACGCTTATAAATTTGATTTCCCTATTCACAAGCCATTTTTTGAACTTACGGAAGATCAAAAGGCATTGCTATGGGAAGGAAATAGCCATTTTACAGGACTGAATGAGTTTTTTGCCGAACTGGAAGCCAAGAATTATAAAATACAAAATCGCGTAATGCTTTCCCGGTATCGTGGAAAAACAGTCTGTCCTACCTGTAAAGGGAAGCGATTGCGCAAAGAAGCAACCTATGTGAAGATCGATACCAAAAACATTACAGACCTGGTGATCTTACCGATTAAAAACCTGATGCAGTTTTTTGAAAAATTAGAACTTTCCGAATATGATGCTAAAGTAGCCAAGCGGCTGTTGGTCGAAATCAACAATCGTCTTTCCTTTTTATCGGAAGTTGGATTGGACTACCTTACCCTCAACCGAAATTCAGCAACGCTTTCCGGTGGGGAGTCCCAGCGTATTAACCTGGCTACGTCATTAGGAAGCAGCCTTGTAGGGTCCATGTATATCCTGGACGAACCGAGCATTGGGCTCCACCCAAAAGACACAGAAAAACTGATTAAAGTACTGATCTCATTACGGGATTTAGGAAATACGGTGATTGTAGTCGAGCATGATGAAGATATTATGAAACATGCCGATATGATTATTGATATTGGTCCCGAAGCTGGAACAAATGGTGGCCATCTTGTCGCTCAGGGTGATTATGACACGATTTTAAAATCCTCTTCCCTGACAGCCAAATACCTTAATGGAGAATTAGAAATCAGTGTTCCAAAGAAACGGCGCCATACCAAGAATTTTATCGAAATTACAGGCGCCCGGGAGAACAACCTTAAAAATGTCACGGTAAAATTCCCTTTGGAAGCCTTAACGGTAATTACCGGAGTTTCAGGAAGCGGAAAAAGTACCCTGGTCAAAAAAATCCTATTCCCTGCCATGCAGAAACAACTGGATGGTGTGGGTGAAAAAGCAGGGCAGTTTACCGAAATGAAAGGAAGTTACTCCCAGATCAAGCATATTGAATATGTAGACCAGAATCCTATTGGAAGAAGTTCCCGTTCGAATCCGGTAACCTATATCAAAGCCTATGATGATATCCGGGATTTGTTTGCCAAACAAAAGCTATCTCAAATACGGGGCTATCTTCCCAAACACTTTTCGTTCAATGTTGATGGTGGCCGTTGTGAAACCTGTAAAGGAGAAGGAACTGTGACCATTGAAATGCAGTTCATGGCCGATGTAGAGTTGGTATGTGAAACCTGTAACGGAAAACGTTTCCAGAAAGAAGTATTAGAGATAACCTTTGAAGGCAAAAATATCGATGATATCCTAACCATGACCATCGACGATGCGGTTGCTTTTTTCCACCAGCACAAGCAGTCGAAAATTACCCAGAAATTACAACCGCTTCAGGATGTTGGATTGGGTTATGTACAGTTGGGACAATCTTCATCGACTCTTTCCGGTGGTGAGGCACAGCGTATCAAGCTGGCATCATTCTTAGTAAAAGGTGCAACCAAAGACAAAGCACTATTCGTGTTTGATGAACCGACTACCGGGCTTCATTTTCATGATATTAAAAAACTCTTAGCTTCCTTTGATGCGTTGCTGGAAAAAGGGCATTCGATCATTGTGATCGAGCACAACCTGGACCTGATCAAATGTGCCGACTGGATTATCGACCTCGGCCCTGAAGGTGGTGAAAATGGTGGGAATATACTGGCCATAGGAACACCGGAAGAGATTGTAAAAAACAAAGATTCGATCACCGGGAAATATCTCAAGGAAAAACTATAATACGGACAGGCTTAGGCCTGTCCTTTTTTTTATAATTTCTTTGCCTGATTCCAAAATACATCCATTTCTGCCAATGTCATATCCGACAGTGATTTGCCCAATTCTCCTGCTTTGCTTTCAAGGTACTGAAAACGCTTGATAAACTTTTTGTTGGTACGTTCCAGCGCATCTTCAGGATTGATTTTTAAGAAACGGGCATAGTTGATCATGGAAAACAGCACATCTCCGAACTCTGCTTCCATCGCCTCCTGATCTCCGGATATTACTTCGTCCCGAAATTCCTGCAATTCTTCCTCTACCTTTTCCCAGACCTGCTCGGGTTGTTCCCAATCGAACCCAACTCCTTTGACCTTATCCTGGATCCTGCTCGCTTTGACCAATGCCGGCAAGCTTTTAGGCACTCCTTCTAATACAGACTTGCGCCCTTCTTTTAGCTTGAGTTTTTCCCAGTTTTGCTTTACCTCTTCTTCATTTTCCACAACCACATCGCTATAGATATGCGGATGCCTATGGATCAGCTTTTCACAGATCTCATTTGCTACATCGGCAATATCAAAATCATTGGTTTCACTTCCGATTTTAGCATAAAAAACAATATGCAAAAGCAAATCTCCCAATTCCTTTTTTATCTCAGGCAGGTCATGATCCAGGATCGCATCTCCTAATTCGTAGGTTTCTTCAATTGTCAGGTGCCTCAGGCTCTCAAGCGTCTGCTTTTGATCCCACGGGCATTTCTCCCGGAAATCATCCATAATATCGAGCAATCGCTCGAATGCTTTTAACTGGTCTTGTCTGGAATTCATAGCATTTCGGGTTTTGGTAAAAATAAGAAATCCTGTCGTTGTATGATCAAGACAGGATTTCTTTATACTGAAAATTATTATTTATTCTTCTGTTGCTGCTGCAGCTGCTTCTGCTGGTGCTGCTTTTACTGCCATATCTTTAGATACCAACCCCTGAGCCTGTAACATATTGTACCAGTTTAGGATTTTTTTGATATCCGAAGGATATACCCTGTCCTGATCGTAATCCGGAAGGATTTCTTTAAAATAGGCTTCTTGCTTTTCTTTATCTTCTTTATGGGATAAAGCAGGGCCATTATCTTCTTTTTCTGCAATCGTTTTCATTACCTGTCCCAAAGGTACTTCGGAACTATCTGTATAAATGGATATTTCTGACAATAAACTTACGTTGCTTCTCAATCCTACTGTAATTTTTTTCCCATCAATCAATGACTCAGCAACAAAACCGGAACGCGTTTGAACTTTTAATGCATATAAACCCGGTTTTCCGGCAATGGCTAATATTTTTTCTAAACTCATTTTATATTATATTTTTATAGTGATAACAAATATCTGTTGTTTCGATCTAAATTCAAAAATTATCTCCCTTTTTTGGCGATAAATTTCATTTTGTAGTCAGGTCTCGTCCTGCCTTCCATGATATTCTGCAATTTCTTCTGAATTAAACGCTTTTTTAATGATGATATTTTATCCGTAAACAAAATTCCTTCAATATGATCGTATTCATGCTGAATGACACGGGCAATCAGGCCGTCATATACTTCTGTACGCTTGTTGAAATCCTCATCGTAAAATTCGATTGTGATCTTTTCATTGCGGAATACATCTTCACGTACCTCAGGAATACTCAGGCATCCTTCATTGAATCCCCATTCTTCTCCTTCTTCTTTCAACATTTTAGCGTTGATAAAAGTCTGCCTGAAGCTTTTTAATTGTTCCTGTTCTTCCGGGGAAAGATCATCACTATCGCTAAAAGGTTCTGTATCGATCATGAACAAACGTATCGGCAATCCTACCTGTGGCGCTGCCAATCCAACACCATACGCATTGTACATTGTCTCATACATATTTGCAATAAGCGCCTTCAGGTCAGTATATTCTGCCGTGATCTCCTCACACATTTTTCTTAGCACCGGATCACCATATCCTACAATTGGTAAAATCATTTCTTAATATTTTAAAATTAGTATTGCAAATTGCACTTGGGCTCCTCGAAATACGGGTCTGCAAAAGTAGTAAAAATTAAACAAGATTAAAATTGATTTAAGAAGTTGTAAATGCTAATTTTTTGTGAGAATTACATCCTATTCTATTTTTATGATTTTAACAATCATTATATTTGTAATCAAGCCATCCAAAAATGATTTATAGAGTTAAAAAATTCGCTGACAGCACTAATTTTACGAATGCCCTAAAAGTCACTACAGCTGCCGTAATCCCGGTGTTTGTAATGAATTACTTGGGTCATTTTGAAATTGGATTTACCATTGCCCTGGGAGCCTTCCTTACTTATCCAAGTGATATCCCGAGTAATCTCAAACATAAAATCAACGGTCTTTTAGTAGCCGCCCTTATTGTTGCAGGATGTAATCTTTTGGTCAACTTTCTGCATCCGTATACCTGGATTTTATATCCTGTGCTGTGTGTCCTTATTTTTTTCCTATCCATGATTTCGGTGTACGGGCAACGTGCTACCATGGTTTCATTCTCCGGATTATTATCGACCGCACTGGCTTTTGGGCATATCCATACCGGAGTAGAAATGCTGCGGTATTCGGGACTGATGCTTATCGGTGGGATTTTCTACCTCCTTGTTTCCTTAATTTTTAATTTTATCCGCCCAAAACGATATGTAGAGCTCCAGATTGCGGATTGCATCAAGCTAACGGCAAAATACATGAAACTCCGTGGAGACTTGTGGAATGCTGATGCTGATAAATCTAAAATCATCGAGAAACAGCTGAACCTACAGGTAGAGATCAATGTGATACACGAAAACCTCAGGGAAATCCTGATGCGTAACCGTACTTCAGGTACTTCTAACCAGAACCGGAAAATGCTGATCGTGTTTATTTCACTATTAGAGATATTGGAACTGGCATTGTCCACTTCCTTTGACCACAATAAGCTCCATCAAAAATTTGAAGGCTACCCCAAAGTGCTTTCTACCTATCAAACCCTAGCCTATAACCTGGCTGCTACGCTAAAACAGATTGGTAAAAGCATAGAGAACAGCAAGAAATATGTTTCCAAACATGCCCTTTTCAAAGACCTGGAAGCACTGGAAAAAGTCATTGCCGACTACGAACAGGAACTGGGTAAAGAAAATGCAGCCGAAGGCGTTTACATGCTTTCCAATATGCTCCATTATGCACAGAAGCAAATTGAAAAAATAAAAACCATTGAACGGGCTTTTAGCCTTAGCATCGTATACAAAGATTTTAAAGGAGAGCGAAATAAGGACATGGAAAAATTCCTCGCTCCAATGTATTATCCGATTAGTACGCTGATAGAGAATTTAAGTTTTTCTTCTACGATTTTCAGGCATTCCCTGCGGCTGACCATCACTATCCTGATTGGTTTTATCATCGGGCAGTTCCTTCCGTTCGAGAATGTGTATTGGATATTGCTTACGATAGTAGTGATCATGCGCCCTGGATATGGCCTTACCAAACAACGGTCCTTTCACCGAATGATCGGGACAGTTGCCGGAGGGCTTATTGCCTTTGCGATCCTTTCATTGATCCATAACAATATCATTATTGGTAGTTTGGCCATTATCTGCATGATTTTGGGGTATTCGTTTACACAAATCAATTACAAAATCGGCGCCACCTTTGTCACGATCTATGTGGTTTTTGTGTACGGTATCATCACACCTAATATTGCCGATGTAGTACAATATCGAATCCTGGACACACTTGTAGGAACCGGGCTTACCTTTTTGGCCAACTATTTTTTCTGGCCTTCGTGGGAGTTTATCAGTATTCCGCTTTTCCTCAAAAAATCGATCGAAGCCAACCGGAATTACCTGAATGAAATTTCGCTTTTTTACAATCATAAGGGTGATGTAACCACCTCTTACCGACTGGCCCGTAAAAATGCTTTTATTGAGATCGGAAACCTGATGGCTTCTTTCCAGCGCATGTCGCAAGAACCCAAATCGAAACAGAAAGAACTTCCGCAGATCTATAAGTTGGTAGTCCTAAACCATACGCTACTTTCTTCGCTGGCTTCTTTGGGAACGTACATCCAGTCCCATAAGACCTATTCAGCCTCCGAAGCCTTTAATGTTGTGGTGAATACTGTGATTAAAAATCTGGATTCTGCTATTAAGCTCCTTAATCTGGAATCGTCTGCAGCCTTATCGGATGCAGAAAATGAAGAATTGGCCATGCGTTTTACGGAATTAAAGAACATACGCGCCAAAGAACTAAAGGAAGGCAATATTTCTGAAGATGAAGAATTCAACCTCAAAATGCAGGAAGCCCAGTTGGTGATTGAACAATTGATACTCCTGACTAATTTATCCGAAAGTATTGTACAGGCTTCTAAAAAACTAAACTTAACGCGATAGCAACGTTCAGCTTGCTTCTCCTAAATAAAAAAAGAGGGAGTCTCAAAACTAAAACAAGTCCTTGATAATTGCATATTTGAGACTTGCGCTCCGACAGGAGTCCGAGTAAAAAACAGAAAAAGAGGCTATTTCACGAGTTGTGAGACAGCCTCTTTTTTATAGGACATTGTTATGCTGTATTTATTTTTCCAGTACGATACTTTCAAGTTTTAAAACCTTGGAAGTATGTGCCCTCACTGTTGCCAGCAATTCCGGGTTTTTATTCAGGGACTGCCCGTAGGAAGGAACCATTTGTTTGAGTTTAAACTGCCATGCTTCTGATTTTTCCTGTTCCGGGAAACATTTTTTCAGCAGATCCAACATAATCGATACCGCAGTGGAGGCACCGGGTGACGCACCAAGCAATACTGCCAGGGAACCGTCGGCTGCACTTACTACTTCGGTTCCAAATTCCAGAATCCCTCCTTTTTCAGGATCTTTCTTAATGACCTGTACCCTTTTTCCTGCTGTTTCCAATACCCAGTCTTCCATTTTTGCATCTGGCAGGTATTCTTTTAACGCTTCCAGTCGGTCTTCCGGTGATTGGCGTACCTGGTCGATCAGGTATTTGGTCAACGGCATGTTATGGTAGCCTGCAGAAAGCATCGGACGCAGGTTATTGGCTTTTATAGAAAGTGGTAAATCAAGGTAGGAACCGTGTTTCAGGAATTTTGTTGTGAATCCGGCATAAGGGCCAAAAAGCAATGCTTTTTCGCCATCTATCATACGGCTGTCAATATGCGGTACCGACATTGGTGGTGCACCAACAGAGGCTTTACCGTATACTTTGGCATTATGTTTTTTGATAATATCAGGATTAATGCATTTAAGCCATTGCCCGCTTACCGGGAAACCACCAAATCCATCACCTTCGGGAATGCCTGCTTTTTCCAGCAACGGCAGCGATCCGCCACCAGCACCGATAAACAGGAACTTCGTCCATACTTTTTTCTTATCGCCATTGGAAAGGTCTTTTACTTTAACCCTCCATCGTCCGTCAGGGTATTTTTTCAGGTCGCGAACTTCATGGTGGAAATTGGTCGTTACGCCATCCAGGGTTTTCAGGTAATTGAAGATGTCACGTGTCAGCTCGCCAAAGTTCACATCAGTTCCCAGTTTCATGGAAGTTGCTGCAATTTTTTCGTCAGGGTCACGTCCATCCATTACCAAGGGCATCCAGGCATCCAAAACGGCCTTATCATCGGAAAACTCCATTCCCTTGAAAAGGTTGTACTGCTGTAATGCTTCAAATCTTTTACGCAGGAATTCAACATTTTTATCACCCCATACAAAACTGAGGTGTGGAATGCTACGGATAAAATTTTCGGGATGTTTGATCAGTCCGGTTTCAACAAGATAAGCCCAAAACTGTCGGGAAATCTCGAATGATTCGGCGATTTTGACTGCTTTTACAGTTTCTATCGATCCGTCCGGAAGCTCGGGAGTATAATTGAGCTCGCAGAAGGCCGAATGACCTGTTCCTGCGTTGTTCCAAGCATCTGAACTTTCGGCTGCTGCAACATCGAGCCTTTCATAAATTTGAATTTTTATATCTGGCTGGAGTTCCTTTAAAAGCAGGCCAAGAGTAGCACTCATAATCCCTGCACCTATCAAAACTACATCAGAATCTGATTTTATAGTTGTAGTAGTCATCACAAAGTTTTAAAGCACAAAGATAGATTTAAGAATTCAAAAATATTCTTAATTTTAACAGTTTTAGAATAGATCTATTATTTTTAGCAAAATGCAAAGAAAAACTAAAATATTTTCCTTGATAAGTAATCCTGCAACATAATTGTTGCGGATATTTCATCAATAAGGGCTTTATTTTGTCGTTGCTTCTTTTTTAGGCCGCTATCAATCATGGTCTGAAATGCCATTTTCGAAGTAAATCGCTCATCTACTCTTTCGACCTTCATATCAGGAAACATTTTGTTGAATTTGACTACAAAAACTTCGATAAGCGGAGCACTTTCAGAATCTTCATAATTCATCTGTTTCGGCTGTCCGATCAATACTTTTTCTACCTTTTCTTTCCCAAAATAATCCTTCAAAAAGACCAGTGCTGTTTCAGAAGGGATAGTAGTGAGCCCGGAAGCGATGATCTGGAAATCGTCAGTCACGGCAATTCCGGTTCTTTTTTGTCCGTAGTCTATTGCAAGTATTCTTGGCATCGCGCTATTTTTTTTACAAAGTACTGGATTTTTCCTGAATTGGTTTCAGGATTCTTCAAAATAGTAATGCTAATTTTCAGGTCGGTGCGGCTATTTTACATGTAAAACAAGTGATTCTTTACCTGCTTTTGTAAATTTGTGTTTTCAAATACCGTAAAACATGAATATCCGGATTCTTGCCATTGGCAAAACAGACAATAAAGCGTTACAATCGTTAATCGATGATTACCAGAAAAGGCTTTCGTTTTACATCAAATTTGATTTGGAGGTTATTCCAGATATCAAAAATGTAAAACATCTTTCTGAGGCACAGCAAAAGGAGAAAGAAGGCGAACTCATCCTTGGCAAACTTACCCCTACAGACCAGCTTGTCCTTTTAGATGAAAACGGCAAGCATTTTTCGAGTATGGGCTTTTCCGAAGAATTGCAGAAAAAGATGAACAGTGGCGTAAAAACACTGGTATATGTTATTGGCGGCCCTTATGGTTTTTCAGATGCTGTGTACCAAAAGGCACAGGGAAAAATAGCCTTATCTTCTATGACATTCTCCCACCAGATGGTCCGTTTGTTTTTTATTGAACAGCTGTACCGTGGTTTTACGATTCTTAAAAATGAACCCTACCACCATCAGTAAACTATTGTTGCTATAAAGACATGAGGCTCATGAGCTTCAGGCTTTCCATGGCTTCCTTCACATCATGAACGCGAAGGATATTTGCTCCTTTGGTCAGGGCAAGTGTATTGAGTACCGTCGTTCCATTGAGCGCATTGGCTGCAGAAGTCTCGAGGGTTTTATAAATCATTGATTTTCGGGACACTCCTACTAATATCGGTAATTCCAGTACTTTAAAGAGTTCCAGTTTTTGCAGTATCTCATAGTTCTGTTCCAGTGTTTTTGAAAAACCAAATCCGGGATCGATAATAATATCGTTGATGCCCCAGCTTCGGGCTTCGGTTATTTTCTCCGAAAAATAAAACAGGATATCTTTGACCAAATCGTCGTACTGGCAAAAATCCTGCATCGTTTTTGGCGTTCCCCTCATGTGCATCATAATGTAAGGCACTTTATATTTTGCAATAACACTAAACATGTTAGCATCCAGGTTACCCGCCGCTATATCATTAATCAGGGCAGCACCGTTTTCAATGGCAACACGGGCCACTTCGCTCCGGAAAGTATCGATCGAAATCAGGGTGTCAGGAAAATGCTGTACTACAAGTGCTACAATCGGCTGGAGGCGACTGATTTCCT
The Flavobacterium kingsejongi genome window above contains:
- the rlmH gene encoding 23S rRNA (pseudouridine(1915)-N(3))-methyltransferase RlmH, whose protein sequence is MNIRILAIGKTDNKALQSLIDDYQKRLSFYIKFDLEVIPDIKNVKHLSEAQQKEKEGELILGKLTPTDQLVLLDENGKHFSSMGFSEELQKKMNSGVKTLVYVIGGPYGFSDAVYQKAQGKIALSSMTFSHQMVRLFFIEQLYRGFTILKNEPYHHQ
- the folP gene encoding dihydropteroate synthase, which gives rise to MNINCKGQLVDLTTPKVMGILNVTPDSFFDGGKYKEEKEILTKVETMLADGATFIDIGAYSSRPKADFVSESEEISRLQPIVALVVQHFPDTLISIDTFRSEVARVAIENGAALINDIAAGNLDANMFSVIAKYKVPYIMMHMRGTPKTMQDFCQYDDLVKDILFYFSEKITEARSWGINDIIIDPGFGFSKTLEQNYEILQKLELFKVLELPILVGVSRKSMIYKTLETSAANALNGTTVLNTLALTKGANILRVHDVKEAMESLKLMSLMSL
- the ruvX gene encoding Holliday junction resolvase RuvX, with amino-acid sequence MPRILAIDYGQKRTGIAVTDDFQIIASGLTTIPSETALVFLKDYFGKEKVEKVLIGQPKQMNYEDSESAPLIEVFVVKFNKMFPDMKVERVDERFTSKMAFQTMIDSGLKKKQRQNKALIDEISATIMLQDYLSRKIF
- a CDS encoding malate:quinone oxidoreductase, which produces MTTTTIKSDSDVVLIGAGIMSATLGLLLKELQPDIKIQIYERLDVAAAESSDAWNNAGTGHSAFCELNYTPELPDGSIETVKAVKIAESFEISRQFWAYLVETGLIKHPENFIRSIPHLSFVWGDKNVEFLRKRFEALQQYNLFKGMEFSDDKAVLDAWMPLVMDGRDPDEKIAATSMKLGTDVNFGELTRDIFNYLKTLDGVTTNFHHEVRDLKKYPDGRWRVKVKDLSNGDKKKVWTKFLFIGAGGGSLPLLEKAGIPEGDGFGGFPVSGQWLKCINPDIIKKHNAKVYGKASVGAPPMSVPHIDSRMIDGEKALLFGPYAGFTTKFLKHGSYLDLPLSIKANNLRPMLSAGYHNMPLTKYLIDQVRQSPEDRLEALKEYLPDAKMEDWVLETAGKRVQVIKKDPEKGGILEFGTEVVSAADGSLAVLLGASPGASTAVSIMLDLLKKCFPEQEKSEAWQFKLKQMVPSYGQSLNKNPELLATVRAHTSKVLKLESIVLEK